The DNA window GTCAGCAGGGTCGCCTTGGGGGTGCCGGTGGTGCCGGAGGTGAAGTAGAGGGCGGCTTCGTCGGTGATCTCGATGGGAACCCGCGGGTCGTCGGGCTCATGGGCCGCCAACAGGCCGGTGCCGGATTCGGCCCAGGCCGGCCGTAGGCTTTCGGGGCCGATGAAAATATAGAACTCCAGGGAAAACCCCGGATCGTTGCGAAGGGTTTGCAGGCGTTCGATGAACTCCGGGCCGAAAATGATCCCCCTTGCGCCGGCTGTTCGGGTGCAGCGGCCGATGGTCTTGGCCACGAAACGAAAGTTGAGCGGAACCGCCCAGGCGCCGGTGCGCAGGATGCCGAAATAAACCGGCAGCCATTCCAGGCTGTTCATCATCAGCTGCACCACCCGGTCGCCTTTTCCGATGCCCTTGGCCATCAGGGCCCGGGCCAGCCGATTGGCCTGGGCATCAAATGCGCCCCAGGTGATCTCGCGGCGCACACCGTTGGCCGGGTGGCGCTCCACCAAAGCGGTTTCGGTGGCGTACATACGAGCGTTGCGGGCCAGAATTTCGGTGATCAGCATGGCGGTTTCCGGCTGCCTCAAGCGGCGCTGACAATTCCACTATTTTCCCAAATACCGGGAACCTCATAACGGAAAAACCGATGGCGGTCAAGCAAGGGAAAGTCACAGGGGAGGGGCGAAAGGGGATGCGGACCGCCGCCGGGCACCCCCTTCAGGGAGCCCGGCAACGGTTCTTGTGGGGGGCGGAAGATGTCAGTCGCCGCTATACATGCCGCCACAGCCCTGACCGCGACCCTTCCCGTGGCCGCCCCACTTTCTGCCGCCCCAGTCGCCGCAAGCGGGATTGATGGCCTTGATCTTCAGCAGGTGATCGATGCGCTGCTGCCCCAGTTGGGAGTAAAGTTCTGAAAGCTCTTTCTGGAGCGCTCTGGCCGCCTCGGGGTCCGGCGTTTTCTTGGCCATTTCGCTTTTCAGCGCCAGACGCTTACGGTAGAGCTCGCGCCTGAGCTCGTCGGTGGCATCAAAGAAGGCTTGGCGCTCGCTTTCGATTTTGGCGCGATCCTCTTCGCTCAGGTTCTGCAGGCAGGCGGGGCCGTCGCCGGCGCCCCTGTGCCACCCGCGGCCGTAGCTTCCGGGGCCTTGGT is part of the Desulfobacteraceae bacterium genome and encodes:
- a CDS encoding periplasmic heavy metal sensor, coding for MHIKRQQPIFFLAVALVAAMAATVFAAGGDNQGPGSYGRGWHRGAGDGPACLQNLSEEDRAKIESERQAFFDATDELRRELYRKRLALKSEMAKKTPDPEAARALQKELSELYSQLGQQRIDHLLKIKAINPACGDWGGRKWGGHGKGRGQGCGGMYSGD